Proteins encoded within one genomic window of Glycine soja cultivar W05 chromosome 1, ASM419377v2, whole genome shotgun sequence:
- the LOC114412179 gene encoding serine/threonine-protein kinase dst1-like isoform X1 has translation MDRSSFSPGTGKTRTKPDIYSTFVVHDDDDEDSSLPPLLRRLPKDFGGGAPLDYDDDEDEGAGDFGTMIVKSDRSRQRDRSSSGVASPAWKARNPLNRFGAEDDGDEEDDDDGGGFSTFVVRSTVKSGERESVSGTVVRRTSGGSGGLGVGSTMERAVASMQGMGEFGFGKQRKGSGSSQNDEGRHQSITTKVSTSSIPDSVTREDPTTKYELLNELGKGSYGAVYKARDLRTSEMVAIKVISLSEGEEGYEEIRGEIEMLQQCNHPNVVRYLASYQGEEYLWIVMEYCGGGSVADLMSVTDEPLDEGQIAYICREALKGLDYLHSIFKVHRDIKGGNILLTEQGDVKLGDFGVAAQLTRTMSKRNTFIGTPHWMAPEVIQESRYDGKVDVWALGVSAIEMAEGVPPRSSVHPMRVLFMISIEPAPMLEDKEKWSLYFHDFVAKCLTKELRLRPTASEMLKHKFFEKWKSGSAAMLPKLEKARQIRASMASQVQALPVTSEDQELDSKLNDEYGDTVPSRPHNIGVEGAADLSSHGTTRKLHKVEDVDMSEGNFGTVIIHGDELHKTTQDADSAVSVSALTSGTRGRLTDSGIESQKVGIMNTASFRGYSATTNTIQSSLPYVSNSAEQSLKTKGTHRAQAGIGGDISNSIFKNETVSHKAFALQDKLWSIYAAGNTVPIPFLRATDISPIALLSDNVLGGIQQDTGGTGTVEALQELFSGDGQSKKGRRGLNEQMPFPPSIYQRLTSSSTLMNLAQALAYHKMCYEDMPLQELQATQEQRTIQNLSDTLRTILRL, from the exons ACCAAACCCGACATATACTCTACCTTCGTGGTCcacgacgacgacgacgaagaCTCCTCTCTTCCTCCGCTCCTCAGGCGCCTCCCCAAGGACTTCGGCGGCGGAGCGCCGCTGGACTACGACGACGACGAAGACGAAGGCGCCGGCGACTTCGGCACAATGATCGTGAAATCTGACCGGAGTCGGCAGCGCGACCGGTCGTCTTCCGGCGTGGCTTCGCCGGCATGGAAGGCTCGGAATCCTCTTAACAGATTCGGCGCCGAGGATGACGGCGATGAGGAGGACGACGACGATGGCGGAGGATTCTCGACGTTCGTTGTGCGTTCGACGGTGAAGTCCGGCGAGAGAGAGTCGGTGAGCGGAACCGTGGTGCGACGGACCAGTGGCGGCAGCGGCGGTCTCGGTGTCGGTTCCACGATGGAGAGAGCGGTGGCGAGCATGCAAGGGATGGGAGAGTTTGGATTTGGAAAGCAGAGGAAGGGAAGTGGATCTTCGCAGAACGATGAAGGAAGGCATCAATCGATAACGACGAAGGTTTCGACGAGTTCGATCCCTGATAGTGTTACTAGAGAGGACCCTACGACCAAATACGAATTGCTCAATGAACTTG GGAAGGGGTCCTATGGGGCTGTTTACAAAGCAAGGGATCTGAGAACCTCGGAGATGGTTGCCATCAAAGTAATATCGTTATCCGAAGGG GAGGAGGGTTATGAGGAAATCCGTGGTGAGATTGAAATGTTACAACAATGTAATCATCCAAATGTTGTCCGTTATCTTGCAAGCTATCAGGGAGAAGAGTATCTTTGG ATAGTGATGGAGTATTGCGGTGGTGGTAGTGTTGCTGATTTGATGAGCGTGACTGACGAGCCACTTGATGAGGGTCAAATAGCATATATCTGTAGAGAAGCACTGAAG GGTCTTGATTATTTGCACTCAATTTTTAAAGTCCATAGAGACATTAAAGGTGGGAATATCTTATTAACTGAACAAGGAGATGTCAAGCTAG GGGATTTCGGTGTTGCTGCACAGCTTACAAGGACTATGTCAAAACGCAATACG TTCATTGGAACTCCTCATTGGATGGCTCCAGAAGTTATTCAGGAAAGTCGCTATGATGGAAAG GTAGATGTTTGGGCTCTTGGTGTGTCTGCTATTGAAATGGCTGAG GGTGTTCCACCAAGATCATCAGTACATCCAATGAGG GTTTTATTCATGATATCAATCGAACCAGCTCCGATGCTTGAGGATAAAGAAAAATG gtCTCTATATTTCCATGATTTTGTTGCTAAGTGCCTAACAAAAGAATTGCGTCTCCGCCCTACTGCATCTGAGATGTTGAAG CACAAATTCTTTGAAAAGTGGAAAAGTGGATCTGCTGCAATGTTGCCAAAACTAGAAAAGGCAAGGCAAATCAGGGCTTCAATGGCTTCGCAGGTGCAAGCTCTTCCAGTTACATCAGAAGATCAGGAG TTAGATTCAAAACTAAATGATGAATATGGAGATACTGTGCCATCCAGACCTCATAACATCGGTGTTGAGGGGGCTGCTGATCTCTCTTCACATGGCACTACAAGGAAGCTACATAAAGTGGAAGATGTAGACATGAGTGAAG GCAACTTTGGCACTGTTATAATCCATGGAGATGAATTACATAAGACCACACAAGATGCAGATTCTGCAGTTTCTGTATCTGCTCTGACCAGTGGCACAAGAGGCAGATTGACTGACTCTGG GATTGAGAGTCAGAAAGTTGGTATTATGAACACTGCCTCTTTTAGAGGATATAGTGCTACTACCAATACCATTCAATCGTCTTTACCTTATGTTAGTAATTCAGCTGAGCAGAGCCTCAAAACCAAAGGTACTCATCGAGCACAAGCTGGAATTGGTGGTGATATAAGCAATAGCATATTCAAGAATGAAACAGTCAGCCATAAAGCATTTGCTTTACAAGATAAG CTTTGGTCCATTTATGCTGCCGGTAATACAGTGCCCATCCCATTCTTAAGGGCAACAGATATATCACCTATTGCGCTTCTGTCAGACAATGTACTTGGTGGCATACAACAGGATACTGGTGGAACTGGAACAGTGGAAGCATTGCAAGAGCTTTTTAGTGGTGATGGACAGTCCAAAAAGGGCAGGAGAGGACTAAATGAG CAGATGCCTTTTCCTCCAAGCATTTACCAAAGATTGACATCAAGTTCTACTCTAATGAATTTGGCACAGGCTTTAGCTTACCATAAGAT GTGTTATGAAGATATGCCGCTGCAGGAGCTGCAAGCGACCCAGGAGCAGCGGACTATCCAAAATCTATCTGACACCCTTCGAACCATTCTTCGGTTGTAG
- the LOC114412179 gene encoding serine/threonine-protein kinase dst1-like isoform X2 has protein sequence MDRSSFSPGTGKTRTKPDIYSTFVVHDDDDEDSSLPPLLRRLPKDFGGGAPLDYDDDEDEGAGDFGTMIVKSDRSRQRDRSSSGVASPAWKARNPLNRFGAEDDGDEEDDDDGGGFSTFVVRSTVKSGERESVSGTVVRRTSGGSGGLGVGSTMERAVASMQGMGEFGFGKQRKGSGSSQNDEGRHQSITTKVSTSSIPDSVTREDPTTKYELLNELGKGSYGAVYKARDLRTSEMVAIKVISLSEGEEGYEEIRGEIEMLQQCNHPNVVRYLASYQGEEYLWIVMEYCGGGSVADLMSVTDEPLDEGQIAYICREALKGLDYLHSIFKVHRDIKGGNILLTEQGDVKLGDFGVAAQLTRTMSKRNTFIGTPHWMAPEVIQESRYDGKVDVWALGVSAIEMAEGVPPRSSVHPMRVLFMISIEPAPMLEDKEKWSLYFHDFVAKCLTKELRLRPTASEMLKHKFFEKWKSGSAAMLPKLEKARQIRASMASQVQALPVTSEDQELDSKLNDEYGDTVPSRPHNIGVEGAADLSSHGTTRKLHKVEDVDMSEGNFGTVIIHGDELHKTTQDADSAVSVSALTSGTRGRLTDSGIESQKVGIMNTASFRGYSATTNTIQSSLPYVSNSAEQSLKTKGTHRAQAGIGGDISNSIFKNETVSHKAFALQDKLWSIYAAGNTVPIPFLRATDISPIALLSDNVLGGIQQDTGGTGTVEALQELFSGDGQSKKGRRGLNEMPFPPSIYQRLTSSSTLMNLAQALAYHKMCYEDMPLQELQATQEQRTIQNLSDTLRTILRL, from the exons ACCAAACCCGACATATACTCTACCTTCGTGGTCcacgacgacgacgacgaagaCTCCTCTCTTCCTCCGCTCCTCAGGCGCCTCCCCAAGGACTTCGGCGGCGGAGCGCCGCTGGACTACGACGACGACGAAGACGAAGGCGCCGGCGACTTCGGCACAATGATCGTGAAATCTGACCGGAGTCGGCAGCGCGACCGGTCGTCTTCCGGCGTGGCTTCGCCGGCATGGAAGGCTCGGAATCCTCTTAACAGATTCGGCGCCGAGGATGACGGCGATGAGGAGGACGACGACGATGGCGGAGGATTCTCGACGTTCGTTGTGCGTTCGACGGTGAAGTCCGGCGAGAGAGAGTCGGTGAGCGGAACCGTGGTGCGACGGACCAGTGGCGGCAGCGGCGGTCTCGGTGTCGGTTCCACGATGGAGAGAGCGGTGGCGAGCATGCAAGGGATGGGAGAGTTTGGATTTGGAAAGCAGAGGAAGGGAAGTGGATCTTCGCAGAACGATGAAGGAAGGCATCAATCGATAACGACGAAGGTTTCGACGAGTTCGATCCCTGATAGTGTTACTAGAGAGGACCCTACGACCAAATACGAATTGCTCAATGAACTTG GGAAGGGGTCCTATGGGGCTGTTTACAAAGCAAGGGATCTGAGAACCTCGGAGATGGTTGCCATCAAAGTAATATCGTTATCCGAAGGG GAGGAGGGTTATGAGGAAATCCGTGGTGAGATTGAAATGTTACAACAATGTAATCATCCAAATGTTGTCCGTTATCTTGCAAGCTATCAGGGAGAAGAGTATCTTTGG ATAGTGATGGAGTATTGCGGTGGTGGTAGTGTTGCTGATTTGATGAGCGTGACTGACGAGCCACTTGATGAGGGTCAAATAGCATATATCTGTAGAGAAGCACTGAAG GGTCTTGATTATTTGCACTCAATTTTTAAAGTCCATAGAGACATTAAAGGTGGGAATATCTTATTAACTGAACAAGGAGATGTCAAGCTAG GGGATTTCGGTGTTGCTGCACAGCTTACAAGGACTATGTCAAAACGCAATACG TTCATTGGAACTCCTCATTGGATGGCTCCAGAAGTTATTCAGGAAAGTCGCTATGATGGAAAG GTAGATGTTTGGGCTCTTGGTGTGTCTGCTATTGAAATGGCTGAG GGTGTTCCACCAAGATCATCAGTACATCCAATGAGG GTTTTATTCATGATATCAATCGAACCAGCTCCGATGCTTGAGGATAAAGAAAAATG gtCTCTATATTTCCATGATTTTGTTGCTAAGTGCCTAACAAAAGAATTGCGTCTCCGCCCTACTGCATCTGAGATGTTGAAG CACAAATTCTTTGAAAAGTGGAAAAGTGGATCTGCTGCAATGTTGCCAAAACTAGAAAAGGCAAGGCAAATCAGGGCTTCAATGGCTTCGCAGGTGCAAGCTCTTCCAGTTACATCAGAAGATCAGGAG TTAGATTCAAAACTAAATGATGAATATGGAGATACTGTGCCATCCAGACCTCATAACATCGGTGTTGAGGGGGCTGCTGATCTCTCTTCACATGGCACTACAAGGAAGCTACATAAAGTGGAAGATGTAGACATGAGTGAAG GCAACTTTGGCACTGTTATAATCCATGGAGATGAATTACATAAGACCACACAAGATGCAGATTCTGCAGTTTCTGTATCTGCTCTGACCAGTGGCACAAGAGGCAGATTGACTGACTCTGG GATTGAGAGTCAGAAAGTTGGTATTATGAACACTGCCTCTTTTAGAGGATATAGTGCTACTACCAATACCATTCAATCGTCTTTACCTTATGTTAGTAATTCAGCTGAGCAGAGCCTCAAAACCAAAGGTACTCATCGAGCACAAGCTGGAATTGGTGGTGATATAAGCAATAGCATATTCAAGAATGAAACAGTCAGCCATAAAGCATTTGCTTTACAAGATAAG CTTTGGTCCATTTATGCTGCCGGTAATACAGTGCCCATCCCATTCTTAAGGGCAACAGATATATCACCTATTGCGCTTCTGTCAGACAATGTACTTGGTGGCATACAACAGGATACTGGTGGAACTGGAACAGTGGAAGCATTGCAAGAGCTTTTTAGTGGTGATGGACAGTCCAAAAAGGGCAGGAGAGGACTAAATGAG ATGCCTTTTCCTCCAAGCATTTACCAAAGATTGACATCAAGTTCTACTCTAATGAATTTGGCACAGGCTTTAGCTTACCATAAGAT GTGTTATGAAGATATGCCGCTGCAGGAGCTGCAAGCGACCCAGGAGCAGCGGACTATCCAAAATCTATCTGACACCCTTCGAACCATTCTTCGGTTGTAG